The nucleotide window CAGGATCGTGCCGCACAAGTCGCCGCCGGCGCGCTTGTGGGCGCCCGCCAGGTACTTCATGCCATAGGTGATGTTGGTCTTGGGATCGTAGAGCGCCTTGGCGCTGCCGCGGAAGCCGACGCCCCGCGCCGTCTGCGGCTTGATCTGCATCAGGCCGATCTCGCCGGCCCGGCCGCGAGCCCGCGGATTGTAGTTGCTTTCCACCCGCACGACGGCCTGGGCGAGTTCCACCGGCACGCCGTGCTTGCGTGCCTCGGCAGCAATCATCGCACTGTATTTCTCGGCGCGTGCCCCGGCCTCGAGGATCTTCGGATCGACCGTCGTGGTGGAGACCGTCGCCGTTTGGCATGCCCCTGCGGCAAGTGCCAGGAGGAGCGCACCGATGAGACGCGGCGCCTTGAAGTTGATCATGTGCCCGACCTTCAAATTGTTTGTCGTTGTTGAGAGGCCGGCTGTATGGCGGGACGGTACGACCGAAATCCGGCACGCACGATCACGAAATATTACAAAAACATCGATAAAATACGGCTAAAATGTGCAGAAATCCTCGTCATTGACGAAAGCAAGGCCATCATCCCGGCAAACATGGCCGGGAGATGGCAGCGATTTGCAGATGTTGCGATGCAGCAATCGGGGCGGAACCCAACGTCAGCCGAGCTGTGGAACCTTTTGCAAGAGCCGGTGCAGCGTGGCGATGGTCGACATGTCGGCGATGCCGTCGACCCGTTCGCGCCTGTGGTGGCGCTGGAAGGCGGCGACCGCCGCCCGCGTCCGCTCGTCGAAGACCCCGGTGATCGGCATCTCGAAACCGTAGAGCGCCAGCATCGATTGCAGCGCCTCGACCGGCTGGCCGCCGTCGCCCTGCTGGAAGAAGCGCCCGCCCGACACCGGCTCCGGATCGACCCACAGGCCGACCCCCGCCAGCGCCAGCCTGTCCCAGGGAAACAGCTCGCCCGGATCTTCCTTGCGCTCCGGCGCCACGTCCGAATGGCCGAGCACGTCCTGCGGCGCGATGCCGTGCCGGGTGCAGATGTCGCGGGCCAGCTCGATCACGGACTGCACCTGCGCCTCCGGAAAGGGACGGTAGCCGTTCTCGTGGCCCGGATTGACGATCTCGATGCCGATGGAGCGCGAATTGACGTCCCGCTCGCCCTTCCAGTAGGAGCGCCCCGCATGCCAGGCACGCCGGCTCTCCGGCACCAGCTGCAGGATCATCCCGTCCTCGTCGATCACGTAATGCGCCGACACCTCGGCGCGCGGGTCGCACAGCCGCAGCAAGGCCTCCTCGCCGCTGGTCATGCCGGTATAGTGCAGCAGCAGCAGGCTGACCGGACCAGCCCGTTCGTTGTGGTTCGGCGAAGGCCGCAGCCGCGCCGGCAGTCCGGTATCCGTCTTCACGCCCATCGGGGTCTTTCCATCATCTTTCGCCCGGCGCCTGCGCCGGTCACATCCCCCGCTCCGCCGCGATCTTGGCATAGGCGACGTTCAGCGCCGCCAGCCG belongs to Stappia indica and includes:
- a CDS encoding lytic transglycosylase domain-containing protein, encoding MINFKAPRLIGALLLALAAGACQTATVSTTTVDPKILEAGARAEKYSAMIAAEARKHGVPVELAQAVVRVESNYNPRARGRAGEIGLMQIKPQTARGVGFRGSAKALYDPKTNITYGMKYLAGAHKRAGGDLCGTILRYNAGHFAKRMNPVSRRYCSKVKLLLARG
- a CDS encoding peptidoglycan recognition protein family protein — protein: MGVKTDTGLPARLRPSPNHNERAGPVSLLLLHYTGMTSGEEALLRLCDPRAEVSAHYVIDEDGMILQLVPESRRAWHAGRSYWKGERDVNSRSIGIEIVNPGHENGYRPFPEAQVQSVIELARDICTRHGIAPQDVLGHSDVAPERKEDPGELFPWDRLALAGVGLWVDPEPVSGGRFFQQGDGGQPVEALQSMLALYGFEMPITGVFDERTRAAVAAFQRHHRRERVDGIADMSTIATLHRLLQKVPQLG